One stretch of Aeromicrobium fastidiosum DNA includes these proteins:
- a CDS encoding carboxypeptidase regulatory-like domain-containing protein, protein MNRSVHVRAVPLMVAVVALVVAGLMAPATAATSAAKLKGVVTLSGEPIGFARVQLFRAPQDEDGADDAVPQRIKTDNTDSQGRYSFSGLKAKGYNYTILVTDRTGRTVKTSRTVYLKAGRTTTKNVHMAIGATLRGKVTTADGRSPAGLTFGVYDASSEVLPDYAFLHPATTTTIAADGTFELANLPVNPDYNEAFVADGPRVKQCYDFVASTLVDCRQRNADDVQRQQVSLVAGEVRTLPTVTVTKFAPPVTTVKGKVTDTSGTALKGIAVRIFADDPDAYVDDKATTRSSGRFTLADELPAGTYKVRFDDPENLWASQYLGGGPDKSVRQTITVTPGQPIAGLDTRLKSLATAKVASKGGDGTAKVAFQIKRKVSGSAPSGTVKLSFGGVSKTVTVVKGRATVTLSGIPAGTRSFVADYSGTSSTAGFSKVVKVTVK, encoded by the coding sequence ATGAACCGATCTGTCCACGTGCGCGCTGTGCCCTTGATGGTCGCCGTCGTGGCGCTCGTCGTCGCGGGCCTGATGGCACCGGCGACCGCCGCGACCAGCGCCGCGAAGCTCAAGGGCGTCGTGACGCTGTCGGGTGAGCCGATCGGCTTCGCCAGGGTGCAGCTGTTCCGCGCCCCTCAGGACGAGGACGGCGCAGACGACGCGGTCCCGCAACGGATCAAGACCGACAACACCGACAGCCAGGGCCGCTACTCGTTCTCCGGTCTGAAGGCGAAGGGCTACAACTACACGATCCTGGTCACCGACCGCACGGGACGGACCGTCAAGACGTCCAGGACGGTCTACCTCAAGGCCGGCCGCACGACCACCAAGAACGTCCACATGGCGATCGGGGCGACGCTGCGAGGCAAGGTCACGACGGCCGACGGACGCTCACCGGCGGGCCTCACGTTCGGGGTCTACGACGCCTCGTCCGAGGTGCTCCCCGACTACGCATTCCTCCACCCGGCCACGACGACGACGATCGCGGCCGACGGCACGTTCGAGCTGGCGAACCTTCCGGTCAACCCCGACTACAACGAAGCGTTCGTGGCCGACGGACCCCGCGTCAAGCAGTGCTACGACTTCGTCGCCAGCACGCTGGTCGACTGCCGGCAGCGCAACGCCGACGACGTGCAACGTCAGCAGGTCTCGCTCGTCGCCGGCGAGGTCCGCACGCTGCCGACCGTCACGGTCACGAAGTTCGCCCCGCCCGTGACCACCGTCAAGGGCAAGGTCACCGACACCTCCGGCACCGCGCTCAAGGGCATCGCGGTCCGGATCTTCGCTGACGACCCCGACGCCTACGTCGACGACAAGGCGACGACGCGTTCGAGCGGACGCTTCACGCTCGCCGACGAGCTGCCGGCCGGCACCTACAAGGTGCGGTTCGACGACCCGGAGAACCTGTGGGCGTCGCAGTACCTCGGCGGCGGCCCCGACAAGTCGGTGCGCCAGACCATCACGGTCACGCCGGGCCAGCCGATCGCCGGCCTCGACACCCGTCTGAAGTCGCTCGCGACCGCGAAGGTCGCCTCCAAGGGCGGTGACGGGACGGCCAAGGTCGCGTTCCAGATCAAGCGCAAGGTCAGCGGATCGGCACCCAGCGGCACGGTCAAGCTGTCGTTCGGCGGCGTCTCGAAGACCGTCACGGTGGTCAAGGGACGCGCGACGGTGACGCTGAGCGGCATCCCCGCCGGCACGCGGTCGTTCGTGGCCGACTACTCCGGCACCTCGAGCACCGCCGGTTTCTCCAAGGTCGTCAAGGTCACGGTGAAGTAG
- a CDS encoding carboxypeptidase regulatory-like domain-containing protein: MNSFIRVRALPALSMATLALVASGLALPAEAATSTGKVQGVVSLNGTPVDSARVQLYERVDPDPGGDIEGTFTRIRTVNTDSDGRYSFAGLKSKKDPKYGEEIYDYSIAVSDRSGTIVRTGRAIDQKKGRTVTKNLHVKAAAILTGVVTTADGRSPAGLTMGVPLDLNQDGSDFSMFYPESTTTVRSDGRFVLAGLPASSFYDGVYVADGRYAKQCYDFVTTKLADCAPADPTLRQQQRLAIGAGEVRALPSVQMTVFAPPTTRLTGKVTDTSGRPLKGIAVDVNSGPADDQGVSRSSGRFTIASGLPAGPYGVRFYDPKNVWAAATGRPVVVVPGQPIGGLDVALKSVATVKTGKKGGRGTAKIAVMITRKASGSAPGGTLTVSFGEKSRTVTVTKGRATVTLTGLPAGTASLDVVYSGTASTAGFAKKARVAVE; this comes from the coding sequence ATGAACAGCTTCATCCGCGTGCGCGCACTCCCTGCCCTGTCGATGGCGACCCTCGCCCTGGTCGCGTCCGGGCTCGCCCTGCCCGCCGAGGCGGCGACCAGCACGGGCAAGGTGCAGGGCGTCGTCTCCCTCAATGGCACGCCGGTCGACAGCGCACGGGTGCAGCTCTACGAGCGTGTCGATCCCGACCCGGGCGGCGACATCGAGGGAACGTTCACGCGCATCCGCACGGTCAACACCGACAGCGACGGCCGCTACTCGTTCGCGGGCCTGAAGTCGAAGAAGGACCCGAAGTACGGCGAGGAGATCTACGACTACTCGATCGCGGTCAGCGACCGGTCCGGGACGATCGTCCGCACGGGGCGCGCCATCGATCAGAAAAAGGGACGCACGGTCACCAAGAACTTGCACGTCAAGGCCGCGGCGATCCTCACCGGAGTGGTCACGACCGCCGATGGGCGTTCGCCCGCAGGTCTGACGATGGGCGTGCCCCTCGACCTCAACCAGGACGGGTCGGACTTCAGCATGTTCTACCCGGAGAGCACGACGACTGTCCGCAGCGACGGCCGATTCGTCCTGGCGGGACTGCCGGCGTCGTCCTTCTACGACGGCGTCTACGTGGCGGACGGACGGTACGCCAAGCAGTGCTACGACTTCGTGACCACGAAGCTGGCCGATTGCGCTCCCGCAGACCCGACCCTCCGCCAGCAGCAGCGCCTGGCGATCGGCGCGGGCGAGGTCCGCGCGCTCCCGAGCGTGCAGATGACGGTGTTCGCGCCGCCGACGACGAGGCTGACCGGCAAGGTCACCGACACGTCGGGCCGTCCCCTGAAGGGCATCGCTGTCGATGTCAACTCGGGGCCGGCCGACGACCAAGGGGTGTCTCGGTCGAGCGGTCGCTTCACGATCGCCTCGGGCCTCCCGGCGGGGCCCTACGGCGTCCGCTTCTACGACCCCAAGAACGTCTGGGCCGCGGCCACCGGACGACCGGTCGTCGTCGTTCCCGGGCAGCCGATCGGCGGCCTGGACGTCGCGCTCAAGTCGGTCGCGACGGTCAAGACCGGCAAGAAGGGCGGCCGGGGCACGGCCAAGATCGCGGTCATGATCACCCGCAAGGCATCGGGCAGCGCACCCGGCGGCACCCTGACGGTCTCGTTCGGGGAGAAGTCCCGCACCGTCACGGTCACGAAGGGCCGGGCGACCGTCACGCTGACCGGTCTGCCGGCAGGTACCGCGTCGCTGGACGTCGTCTACTCCGGCACCGCGAGCACGGCAGGGTTCGCCAAGAAGGCCCGAGTCGCAGTCGAGTAG
- a CDS encoding ribbon-helix-helix protein, CopG family encodes MGRPKAFDVTLKVRITRTQEASLEVLSEWTGLSKSDIIREMLNSDVVHGFFRERLAGTVDQGLAELDAER; translated from the coding sequence ATGGGGCGACCAAAGGCATTCGACGTGACATTGAAGGTTCGGATCACAAGAACTCAGGAGGCCTCGCTAGAGGTTCTGAGCGAGTGGACCGGGCTCAGCAAGTCGGACATCATCCGCGAAATGTTGAACTCCGATGTAGTCCATGGGTTCTTCCGGGAGCGGCTGGCCGGGACCGTGGATCAGGGGTTGGCCGAGCTCGATGCCGAACGGTAG
- a CDS encoding ArsR/SmtB family transcription factor: MLDTAEEATAKSAASCLFRGLADPSRLAILELLASQERRVVDVTKHLGLAQSTVSTHLACLRDCGLVSSRSEGRATVYSLTEPNLTRAVLAAADGLLQATGEAVSSCVNFGTRSTNP; this comes from the coding sequence ATGTTAGACACGGCTGAGGAAGCCACAGCAAAGTCGGCTGCATCCTGCCTATTCCGAGGACTCGCGGACCCTTCACGGCTCGCCATCCTTGAACTTCTTGCCTCTCAGGAACGTCGCGTTGTCGACGTCACGAAGCACCTAGGCCTAGCGCAGTCCACGGTGTCAACACATCTGGCCTGCCTGCGCGACTGCGGACTGGTGTCGTCGCGCTCTGAGGGGCGCGCCACCGTCTACTCGCTGACCGAACCGAACCTGACGCGCGCGGTACTCGCTGCTGCGGACGGACTACTTCAAGCAACCGGCGAAGCCGTATCAAGTTGCGTCAACTTTGGAACTAGGAGCACGAACCCATGA
- a CDS encoding cation diffusion facilitator family transporter, whose translation MSENKDNLPGAPELSNEERRALTVRGLRLAQFTVAYNVIEGAVAITVGLLAGLVSLVGFGLDSGIESAASVLVGLRLAARLRSGQTDEAKERRTLKFVAVTFFILAAYVTIEGIRNLVSGETPENSVVGIILLVASVIVMPVLAAAKMRVGRRLNDSLILADAAETRICVLLSVSTLIGLGLFALTGAAWLDPVAGFVIALFAINEGREAWEGELDEDDDDDDD comes from the coding sequence ATGAGCGAAAACAAAGACAACCTGCCGGGAGCGCCCGAACTCTCCAACGAGGAGCGCCGGGCGCTCACCGTTCGCGGGCTCCGACTGGCTCAGTTCACGGTGGCATACAACGTCATCGAGGGAGCAGTGGCAATCACTGTCGGCCTTCTGGCGGGCCTCGTGTCGCTCGTCGGATTCGGACTGGACTCGGGCATCGAGTCTGCCGCTTCAGTTCTGGTGGGCCTACGTCTCGCGGCTCGTCTGAGGTCGGGTCAGACCGACGAAGCCAAAGAGCGTCGCACTCTCAAGTTCGTTGCGGTGACCTTCTTCATCCTGGCCGCCTACGTCACGATCGAAGGAATCAGGAACCTTGTGTCTGGCGAGACACCTGAGAACTCGGTTGTCGGAATCATCTTGCTCGTCGCCTCAGTCATTGTCATGCCCGTGCTTGCTGCCGCGAAGATGCGGGTGGGCCGCCGCCTTAACGATTCGCTCATCCTCGCTGACGCGGCCGAGACGCGCATCTGCGTCCTTCTGAGTGTGTCAACGCTCATCGGCCTGGGGCTGTTTGCGCTCACAGGTGCGGCCTGGCTCGACCCGGTCGCCGGATTCGTCATCGCCCTCTTCGCCATCAACGAGGGCCGCGAGGCCTGGGAAGGCGAGCTCGATGAGGACGACGACGATGACGACGACTAG
- a CDS encoding tyrosine-type recombinase/integrase: MTKSERGAHVPKNVKNIRVRTRADGSIRGYEVRYRDPLKRDSRGYPAVRGKVLPTLAEAREWQLRNSVEILDGDYVDADRLKTKWREVADEWLDVRRVKLRARTISGYENVLKNWLSEWDDKTIGSITTRDVRAIIRKVRAAGRAVGTEHHVYDTLNGVLKFAVRDGYIKKNPAATVREDLRGTAEKDYVGQALTIEQAEAIVAALPEGRFRMYGLVGLWTGMRAGELAGLRVRNINFDKLTIQVDETVEDVKGHLRPGTTKTRKSKGRRIPVPSAIIVEIAEFIEGAGLAGDDYVFAVPGKLFSHANFYDRQWQPACAEAGLAGTRFHTLRHTFITLRAREGVPVHLLMAWAGHSNISTTMIYTHVFEDDPNDHGVAERIFSAERREVIKPELRLVEVQAG, encoded by the coding sequence ATGACCAAGAGCGAGCGCGGGGCGCACGTCCCGAAGAACGTCAAGAACATCCGCGTCCGCACACGTGCCGATGGATCAATCCGTGGCTATGAGGTGCGCTACCGAGATCCACTGAAACGAGACTCGCGCGGTTACCCGGCTGTGCGCGGCAAGGTGCTGCCCACATTGGCCGAAGCCCGAGAATGGCAACTCAGGAACTCCGTTGAAATCCTCGACGGTGACTACGTCGACGCTGACCGACTCAAGACCAAGTGGCGCGAGGTTGCGGACGAATGGCTCGACGTTCGCCGGGTCAAACTGCGGGCACGCACGATCAGCGGCTACGAGAACGTCCTCAAGAACTGGCTGTCGGAGTGGGACGACAAGACCATCGGCAGCATCACCACGCGTGACGTACGCGCGATCATCCGGAAGGTGCGCGCTGCTGGCCGCGCCGTCGGGACCGAGCATCACGTCTACGACACGTTGAACGGTGTCCTGAAGTTCGCGGTGCGCGACGGGTACATCAAGAAGAACCCTGCGGCCACGGTGCGCGAGGACCTGCGCGGGACAGCAGAGAAGGACTACGTAGGACAGGCGCTCACGATCGAGCAGGCCGAAGCGATCGTGGCGGCTCTGCCTGAGGGACGTTTTCGAATGTACGGACTCGTCGGTCTCTGGACGGGTATGCGAGCGGGGGAGTTGGCAGGCCTACGGGTGCGCAACATCAACTTCGACAAGCTCACGATTCAGGTAGACGAGACCGTCGAGGACGTGAAGGGGCACTTGCGTCCTGGCACGACGAAGACGCGGAAGTCCAAGGGTCGCCGCATCCCCGTGCCCAGCGCGATCATCGTCGAGATTGCCGAGTTCATCGAAGGTGCTGGACTCGCCGGCGACGACTACGTGTTTGCGGTCCCTGGGAAGTTGTTCAGCCACGCGAACTTTTACGACCGCCAGTGGCAGCCTGCCTGCGCTGAGGCCGGTCTAGCCGGCACGCGCTTCCACACGCTGCGCCACACGTTCATCACCCTGCGGGCTCGTGAGGGTGTGCCGGTCCACTTGCTCATGGCGTGGGCAGGGCACAGCAACATCTCAACGACGATGATCTACACGCACGTCTTCGAGGACGACCCGAACGATCACGGTGTTGCCGAGCGCATCTTCAGCGCCGAGCGGCGCGAGGTGATCAAGCCGGAACTGCGACTAGTTGAGGTGCAGGCAGGCTAA
- a CDS encoding HGGxSTG domain-containing protein has protein sequence MGKRQRRALDGEVEKRRCTAKKKDGTPCKRPPIKGGNVCMSHGGAAPQVRRKANERLLQGVPKMLTELKRLATDETIPANVRLAAVRDWLDRAGIGEADKHELLLTTPKWQEALDDIFAEYNPDIIDGEVVDEYENANYPTSKAKPLIGERPTPFPTAKHSPPLYTPPVP, from the coding sequence ATGGGTAAGCGTCAACGCCGTGCTCTTGACGGCGAAGTTGAGAAGCGAAGGTGCACGGCGAAGAAGAAGGACGGCACCCCATGCAAGCGTCCACCTATCAAGGGCGGGAACGTCTGCATGAGCCATGGCGGCGCTGCCCCACAGGTCCGGCGCAAGGCCAACGAGCGACTGCTACAGGGTGTGCCAAAGATGCTGACGGAGTTGAAGCGTCTCGCGACCGACGAGACCATTCCTGCCAACGTCCGACTGGCTGCTGTTCGGGATTGGTTGGACCGTGCGGGCATCGGCGAGGCCGACAAGCACGAGCTGCTACTCACGACGCCGAAGTGGCAGGAGGCTCTTGATGACATCTTCGCGGAGTACAACCCCGACATCATTGACGGCGAAGTGGTGGATGAATACGAGAACGCGAACTACCCAACCTCCAAGGCCAAGCCTCTAATTGGTGAGCGGCCAACGCCTTTCCCCACGGCCAAGCACAGCCCGCCGCTCTACACCCCGCCAGTGCCATGA